ACACTGCAGCACACACCTTTGTGCATAAACATGCCAAGGTGGCTTAAAGCTGAAGCAGGACCAACCTCAAATGCAGCAGAAATAATTTTGGCCTTTTTACTGAGTGCCGCTCCAACAGCATTGAAGTTTTTGTCACGGATTTCGGCATAAAGTTCCTCTGCTGAGTTGAGTTGCAACTTCTTGGGCTCTGTGGGCAAATCTTTACTCGCTTCGCCTTGTTTTTTCTGGGCAAACTTCTCAGGTGGCAACTTGACATTACCTGCAAAAGAAATTAACAGTGAACTTGGCTACTAAACAAAGGTGTAAAATATATTGACAAAAATTATCCTAACCGTTATTTATTCCGTAGATCTCATCAATGAGACCTTCATATGTGAGTTGTGTAGCCAGAGGAGTTAGCAGGTCTACATTCCGGTCCAAGAGAAGCAGTGTGTCAAACACGGGCAGGATCTGATTCTGAATACCTGCAAACTCCCTCTTCATCCTCAGCATCATGTTGGCAACATGCTAATAGCAACcagaaaaagaaagacaattGATACCAGTCACCACGCAATAAGATGCTTTGCTGTTAAAGTGGATCTACTTTCAAATTACTCACCCGTGCACACTCTCCTTTCCCGTAAATTTGTGGAATAGTGCCATACAATGCCTGTAAAGTCATCAGGCCCTTGGCTGTGTGGTAAAGGCTTGTTTGGTCATTTTCCAAGTAGCACTCCTGTAAGAATATGCAAAATCAATTAATAACAcactttagaagaaaaaaaatggcatctTTCAGGAGTTGATtgttacagtattatttttccTGTGATGGACAGTAGGTACTTGCAATTACTGATTGCAGTTTTTAACTTGACCACTGGATGTCATTTTCATTCAAGTCTTAcagcattttaaaaataatgttcTTGCACTGGATGTTTGTTTAGTAATCACTTCTAGTCTCCCTTTTATTCTTTTAAATGCGAAGATTGAACACACCCTAAAGGCACTTTCATATTCCATGGACAGCAGGTCGCCATCATAGGGAATCAGGTCCAGGATATACTCATCAATGTTGATGAAGGAGCCCAGCACACCCTGCTCCTTCAGCCTCTGTTCACACAACATGCTCCGCCGGGGTACAAACAGGATGTGGAAGTCACGTGTCGAATGCAGCTTATCTTCACTGACAACACAAATCACAAAGCAAGGACAGTGTATGAGGGTGATGTTGAAGGACTTAAAAGCCTGGATTTTCTTCAAAGGTGTAAATCAAATATCTGTTTTGAGGTATGACGCATAAAACCTACCTGAATACATTTTCAGCGATAATATCCATGAGCTCTAGTCGGGGGCGGACAAAGAagatgatgtttttgacgtcggcaGAGGGGAGCCGACCGCTCTTGAGGGTGAACATCTTTTCCACTTCATGCTCCTGAACCAAAGAACATGTATTTGTGATACTCCAACAGAATTTTTGCATACAACTCCGGCATACTGTAGTTGACAAAAAGCTTTACCAAGTTAGCAACATGAAGTGAGCAGTTACCTTAAGTAGAGAGTATTGTGCTATTAGTCCAAAAGGGCCAGTCAAATATTCATCCCAAACTATGGCCTACAGAACAAGAGCACACACAAAGCACATCATGACCAACATCTGCAATATTTAAATAACTCCACCAGTACTGTCTACCGAATAGGAAAGCTAAAGCTCCAAGCACTGTTCAGCAGGCTGTGTTGATGGCTGCACAATGATGTCAGTGCCTGATTCAGTTCCTATGTCCACGACAGAGATGATTCCCCCCGATTGTTTTCCCCCTACGTGTTAAATATTACCTTGCTTCCCGCACACTTGTCCAAGAACTCCCTTAGTTCTTTTCGTGCTGCTTCTCTCAAAATGTTTAAATTGACTCTCCCGTATGACAAGTGGGCGgccatttttctttctcagTTGCAAATCAGGTGATTCACAGCAGCGTCACGTGACCAGCGATACAGTACGATATAAAAATCTGTAAAGACATCAACGATATGTTTATTGCGCCACGGATTTTTGGAACTAATAGTCGGTCAAATGAATGTAAAGAAATAGCACCAACTGACAATTTAGCCCGAGAAAAACTATTTAGTTCAGGCAGAAAAGTAACACTGCCATGCGCATGCGCACATGGTAAATTGAGGTCACGAGAGCGCTCTGTTGGATATTTATAACATTTCtggaaaatatttgtttgtGTATCAATGTTGGGATTTTTGTAATAAATACGGAGACTACTGGCTATACGCGAGTCTTCCAAAGTGACACTTGATCGGAATTACCAGTATCTATTTTTCTTATGTAAGGGCGTGGCATGCATTGTACATAATGGGTagcaaaagggatgtctctaacaTACAACTCGCAATTATAATGTTTAATTTTCTTtaagcaagtgtgtgtgtctgttcaaCTCATCTTTCATTGACAATTCATCAAGTACATAATGAAACAAAACTGTTGTATTAGAAACTAGCGCAATAAACAAGTTGTCCTTTAGATGGCGCAATTATCCCACCTATAGATTCCTCGAGTCAGTATTGAGGGAAAGTGAGGAATTTTCTTATCAGTTTAGAAATGTTTGCTGCATATAGCTCGTTACAGAATATTGTCGActagatttattattatttttattattaacaaTGTGTTAACAGCAACAATCATGTATAatgcaaaattaaaataaaataaagcgtAACCTATTGCGCAGAGTTTTAATAAAACTGTTTTAGAACAGGTATTTGGGCGTgcgtataaaataaaaaatgcaacatttTTAAATTGTGGCTCAGTGTGCTGGTCCAGACGCAATTCGATCAGGTAGTGATTGTCCACTTATGCATTAGTGTTATCACTTCACATCCAGGGGTTTCCTTCCCAGTGAATCAAGGGCTTTCCATCCTCCACGCAGAATACAAGGCGAGTTCCCACGCACACCGTAGAGATCTACAGTGCCTCGAGTCACGGACTACTCCTCCGGGCTGAATACCAAAACCTAGGTTCCGGTGTGACAAGAGGCATGCGTATTGACTAACTCCCTCGCCGGAACCAAGACGTGCATACCTCAATCTCCATTCCCCGACAAGTGACCGAGAAGGAGAGGCTGCTCTGGATTCTCAGGTGTGTGTCTTCGCATCGCCTGAAGCATGACAAAATCTTGAAATTACGCATCCTCTAACTGAAGCCTATGTGAGGGTCGCGCGTCCGGCCACTGACTTGAATGGATGCAACCTTTCATTCACAAGAGAGGAGGGCCGACAATTATCTTTTACGAGAAGCGTCTTTCATTGTCTGCTTATTAATTTGAATGGGCAGAGATAGCCACTTAGACACTGAGTCATCTGAATGGAAAAATGGCAATTTGTGCAGATCATTGTTCATGCATGTCGCTGCTGTTAATTAACCTGGGTGAAGGACCAATTATGTGCATGATCATTTGATTGATTTCTTTGTTTTAGGAGAAACAGTACCTTGCATTATTCTGAAAACCACATATGGGATTTTAATGGAGCAAATTACCATTCATGCCAACATACAACGGTGCTGAGCGTGAATTCAGTTTGAAGATGCATTAGACAATATGCTGTGTTCTATTTTTACATCTTCTAAAATGCATTGTGAACATGACAAGCTGGCCGCCCTCATGCAGTGCTTTCTTCCTGCTGACAGTCAGATCTGGAATAAGACCACAGAACTGGTAAGCCATGTAGGACGTTGAGTGGTTGCGTTCCTTGGGCGTTGCTGCGGGAATtttaggagctcgatggaacacCTCAGTTAATGCTTTCCAGTTATGATGTGGACAGGGGTACATGCGGCCTCCAGCTGAGCCAATGAGCAGGTGCTTGTGTCAcctcattgttgttgttgtctcacTTTGCACCCACGAGTTACTACCATTGTCAACTGCTACTGGAGGGTGTCAGAAGGAGCTGGTTCTACTATCTCCAACTCCTCCTACAGACCTGAAGCCCAGAGATTAACTGggggaggggaggaaaaaacaGAATACTCAGTGTGAGGAATATCTGCAGCTCCCTCCTCTCACATACTATACACCTACAGTGTATTTGATTGGACAATGATATGTATGCTTAGACCTCTTTTATTTTTACAGGCTCGTCAAAATGGTGCAAGGCGAGGAAGAACATCACGTTAACATGTGGAGATGTGTGTTTAAGTAGAAATGAAAAAGACGGAGGAGTGTAGTTAGCGCTCTGCATGCTAACTGCATTATTTAGAACGGAGAGAATCAAGGCGACCGTTACCAGATTCCAATGTCTTTGGTCCGTCTTCCTTCCTAACTACTATGTCCGTGACACATTTGAGCTAGCTGCGCCCTATGTGATCCACTGACACGGTTTGTAAAACAGAGGCCCATTTAGCGTTGCGCAGGTATATGCACTGTACTCCCATGATCATGCACACTAGTGGTCACACATGCTCTCAAACCGTGTTAAATCATTTTTGCTTCCTCTCACCCTGCTGTTACCATGGTCACAGTTGGCGAAAGGTGCATACGTGCCACTCACAATCTCTTTTATTTGTACAGTTTGGAGCCCAATGACAGGCAGGAGCGGTTGGTTTTGTACTATGATTTCCTTTTGTTTCCCAAGCAAccttattctaccatttgcagtcAGTCTGCAAAGGGGAGTGTCTTCATCTGAAAACTCATCAGTGCAATGGGTGAGGATCAATGCCTTTTTAAAAAGGGGATTAGATCTCCTGAAACACTCTGGCATATTGGAAGAGACGGAAGTAATTAATGAGGCCTTTGACCAAGTTTTTCCCAAAAGAGCAGGAGTATAagaaaagttcaaaattcacccgAGTCATCCTTTCGTTTCTAATACTAATTAATCAGTAGCAGCGTCAAGGTCTAACAGAGATCATTCCAGTTGACCTCATATTTGTTGGGATTTCGGAACGAAATACAATTTTCAATTTATTCTGTTGCCGTGACTAGATACATAGCCGATCATTTAAATAGCTGTGCAGCCATTTTTAAAACGACAATTAACCATCAAATAATAAAACGTGTAACTTTTGTAAACAAATAATGTGAACGCATAGGAGCTAGCCCAGTCTGCAGTTAGTGGTAGCAGCAAAGAACATTAGCAATCGATTCACTGTCTGGACGTTCCTGTCTTTTCAGCCTCTGTGTCTTCATTGTGCTTGCAGTGAAGATAAAGGAATCTGATTAGGGTGTTgtcttcctggggtgtccatgaACAGACTCCCTTTGACAAAATAGCCTTGTGGATCTTAGTCCTTCGTTTGAAAATGGTAACAGAACCGCAAACTCGAGCCTTTACTGAATGGGCTGAATCTTGAAGGAACAAAGATGCAAAGTTCTGTTCCGTGAGAccttgaaaatcatcaatcatattGCAAAGTAGTTTGGCAGTTTTTTGACACGGTGTTGCTCGTTCCAAAGATGCACGATTCTTGTTgccgattaattttttttttttacttgtcaatAGAAGCAAGGGGAAGGGCATGATTGTCTTCAGATTCGTCATGAAAAACATGACGTGTCACCCTAATGGAAAATGTGCTGCTGCAATACAGATGCCAGAGATAACATTAATATGAACAATTCTCGTAAAAGCAAATGCTAGCATTAGTTTTGGGAACAGTAATTAGAAGTTGGAGCAGAGGTAGGACAGATTTTCAGAAATGTTATTAACCATGTTATATTAGCAACAAAATAACATGTTGTGGGGGTATACTGTATAAATAGTTGTTACCACagacttttaaatgttaattTAATGATATGTTTAATTGACCTGAGATCAGATGACTGGAAATAAGTGGCCAGTCCATCAACAGCCATTGTAATTCAGTATAAGTTGTGCTGATTTAAGAATGGAAATAAGCCAGCGCCAATGACTCGGCATGTCTCTTGGACAGGGCAAAGGGCACAGCAGAATTAGCAGCAGGTTAGCTTGTTGGACACTGGATGCTCTTTCCTGTTTGTGCTCCAGCGATGCGGGACTTGGAACTTTGCCTGCACAGACAATTTGAATGCACCAGTGCAACACTTGTCCATTTGAGAGGTGAGGAGCCCTCGCAGATGGTTTTCGCTTTTCACAGATGGTGTCCGCCAACACTACTGTCTGAACGAAACATATTTTGTTGATGCAGCACACCTAAAACACAGACAGCTTTACTGTATCCCACGCACAGGCTTGCTCTCACTTAATAGCTACTGTGGATGTTTGATTAAGATCTTAGAATCCGAAAGCTTACAGAAATGCCTTTCGAGGGGGCGTACACAAAGTGAACTGCACTGGGGGTTGAAGTTGTAAATAATTAAGAAATGCTGAGTGATGTTTTCCTCCAGCAGTGAAGGGCTGCATGGTGCAGTGCACTTCAGTCCAAGTCCACTCTTCTCAATGAGGATGGATGGCATTGGCGGACTAAATGGGTGCCCAGTTTTGCTCCATTTTATATCTTTTCGACAACATCTCTATGGACTGTCTATGTTCTAATGTTGTCGTTTTAAATTTTTCTGTTCACCCAATCAGAGAAGATTGGTAGAATGATCTTTAGGTTATAGCTTTTTTCTTCATTAAATCACATGAAATGTCaaactcctaaaaaaaaaaaatgttgtaaaACATATTAAAATATAGACTtcaaacaaatgaaataaacaataaataccAACTTACTCAACATGCTAGCACATGTCTACTGAATTTTGTCAACCTTTTCTGTTTTAGCAATGCTGGGTAAAGTGCCAAGCTATAATTAGAATTCCTTTTTTGTGACTTTTGATTGAATCAGACCAACAAACAGCTTTTATCTGCATGAGAAGCTCTGAAGTGGGCATGTGATTTGGTTCTTATTTGCAGTACAATTTTCAATACAAAGGATGGATCTTTTACTGGCCTCATGGATTTGGAAAATTGTGGTCTGTAACTCAAAAAATGAACAACAGTTCATTTTTAGAATGCCGTGAGTCTGAAAATAAATCTTAACTTGGTAATCATAAGAGAATGGCTTATCAAAGGCATAATTggtcatcatttatttattttttctgcatTACAGATCGCATGTGTTCTCATGTGAGTGGATAGTTGGGATAGTATAAGATATAAAAtctgttgttttttgttcatttgttttctAGCTCAAGGTATCACAAAAAGGCTAGTCTTCCTGATCAAAGTTAAAtttaagtacataaatgaaattGATCTCTGATTCTCATTAACCCATTTTAGAAATGTCCTTCTTCAAGTATCACAAGGGAATTCTTGCCCTGGAAAATGAATCGTGTTTCTTTTGCTATTAAACATTACAGAGGGGACATATTAGGATGTAATAGAAATTTTGATGACTGACGTAGTTGCTGTTCTCATTTTGAAACTTAAAAGTATGTTAAAGTGTAACAAGAGTTAATCACAACCTTTGCTGGGATTGTTTTATACAGTATTTATAAATCTATTGCTTTCGGAAACATTGAAATTGAGCCGAGTGGGACAACTTGAACTTTTATGGAAACTTAACGCTATATTGGAAGGTCAAAGTGAACAATAGTTTTTGCTGTCTTTAATGAAGTTCAACAAATAATTGATTTCTACTTGTTTCCATTCTTCATTATGTATGTGGTTCTGTGCATTTCATTTAACGAAGCCCTCACTATGGTTGATAGATGAAACAATGACTTGCTTACAGAGCGATTTACAAGAATACGAATAATGTGCGCGCATGCGTATGGTTCGGCCCAACACTTAGTGAGTCATTTTGTCATCCTGGCCGGCCCACAGAAAATTTTCTGGCTACTCCCCCCTGCTAACACTTGAATTTGTCTTCCAACCAAAACCTGTCAACTCAACACTATTTCTGTGGTGGATAGCTAATGTCTTCTCATCCCTGCGTGGTATGCAGCTGTGAGATTCATAATGATCCAAATTGGATCAATCCATCATTGTCCTGCATGCCTTGTTGTCACCATGCCTACTCTCATACCGCACGTGAATGGTAGAAATTCTCGTGAGGAAAATGGTGGCTGAGCTCTGCGCTTTTACTTTTAGCGATCCTGCAATAATGAGTCATACACCTGCTTTTCAAAGTCACATCAATTCATGCTGGTAATTCTTGCATTCACTTCAAGCAACCAAGAAAAAAGTGCATGGCCATGCTTCTAAAAATGGCTGACAGATGCTTTGTGCGTAAAGTGTGCTCAGGGACTACAGATCTATTGACTGTCCTCCTTGGCCCATAAACGCCTTGCTAAACACATCTCTTCTTCCTTCATATGAAATTCTATCTAGGGTGTCGATGCATGGATGGcttcatgtttatttttttgcatttgagtTTACTGCGCATGTTAAATGTCCATTAAATGtacatcttttctttttttttacgtttgtgCAAGACTGACGCCAtctgtgtgtgatgtgttgAGGAGACAgaataattgcatttttaacctTGACCCATATGATGCCATAACTATGGATTAGTGTGATCTGTATAACATTAAGGTTGGAAGACAGTATATTATAATTGGACACTAATTGGTGTTTAAAGTGTTTGCATTGTATTTAGTTTTTATTCTCATCCTTACAGACAGAAATGTTTTCAATGATTCCTGTCTAAAATGATTGGCACTAAATGAGATTACTTTAAAATTCAGACTAAATGGGTTCTTTATCTACTCCTCTCCGTTCTCGGGTAGTTTTTGACCGTCATGTCGAATTGGGTAAATTTGTAGTTTTCTTTTATACCCAACAACTGACAAAATTCTGCCAGTCTCGCAGGATGCTCATTTAGTTGTTTAATTTTGTAGAAGAAAAAGCAGATCACAGATATGACACAGATCTGAAGTAATTTCAAATAGCAAATGTGAGTTAGTATATTAGTTTTGCAAATGGAAATTTACAAATTTCCATCATTTTTATTAACTCAGAATTGATtgattctttatttttttcccctctgcttCATCCAAACAAGTTACTGTACCACTTCTTATTTCTTGATTTATTTTAGTGTTACTTAAAACCAGAAAGTTGCCAATTAAAATGACTTTAATTTTGTGCTGTTTCCGcaatctccttttttttctactaGATAAACCCATACTGGAGATTCCATCAAATTTGCTCGGGGATGTAGTATAATGTAAGAACAAGACAGTTGACATGTTGACTTCTGCTGGCTGGTTGTTGCAGTGGCATCAAAATTAAAAAGTCCACACCCAGTCGTGCAGTCCTACGGCTAGTACAGCAAGTTTTTTGCTCTTCCCTCAGTCTCACAGGCAGGGCGCTGACAGATTATGGCTCACAAAGTATGAGCTCTGATGCACCATCTAGTGCATTACAGCGATCAgccgagtgagtgagagtgtgaTCTTACGGCCGTGGAATGATTGCATGGGAAAAACTGTTGACAGGAGAAAGCTATTGATTTTTCTCCCTTTTCACATTCTCACTGTTGTTCATCCCTTTACTGCTATACAGTAGCTGCACTCTCCCCATCATGCATCATCGCAATTCGTACAACGCTCCTGAGGCTTTTGGTTGCTGCAGCCTGCGGGGCTTCACAGTATGGTGCTTCTTGCCCTCAGGATATACAGAACAATGTTTGACCCCATCACATTTGTCCCAAAGGGTTTTCAGGAGACATCCAAACCAATGAAGTAACATTTAGTTTGTGTTCTCACCTTTTATAAATGTATGTAATGCATTTTCAAGAATAACACAATATACAAGTTttgtgttgtagatgtctgatGTTTCTTGTTGTATTTTCTTCACTGTCTCTAATCCTCCTCCGGAATATTCTGACATGCCACTAAAATGTGCTATTTATCGTACACCCCATGCAACTGATTAAATGGGAGAAGTAGACTGTCGACTAGACTATAAATACAGCACAAAACCTGCAAATGTGGATAACTTGCATTTGGTCTTCTAGCAGATTTTGCTGAGTGCTTCAGGGCCGTGGATTCATTTGAAACATGCAGATGAATGTAAAAGTAATTATCAGATGAATCATTGATTTCTGCCCATTGTGATGGTCATGAATGTGAGGTCCTCAATTATCCAGTTTTGACTCACCCCTTTCATCAATCTGTAGCAATTAAATGTATCTGGTGGCTTGCCAATTATAGCTCTGCACTGTTCTGGCCCATTTAGACCGAATGTCCTCTCTGATGACTGAGCAACCTGTAGTTGCAGTTAAGTCAGTGCAGCACAATCACgagataaaaacaataaaatagctAAATGTGGGCACTAGAGGATTTAAATCAGACCTAATCAATATTTTAATGACTCTTGACTATACttattaacccccccccccctatagcCCCTCCCTCACACACTATTAATTCCCACTAATTAGACACAATAGAATCCTAACTTTACAATTTCAATCTTACTGGACTTTCTTGTTGTATTCATTTGTCTTGTAGAATGTGTTAGTGTTGCCATGACTGACACGGTGATGAGCAGTAGCTCGGATCGCTGGGCGCCCAACGACAGGCAGAGAACCATGCACGCAAGGTAAGCACGATTATCAGCACATGGTGTTGTCATTTGACTGTACAATCACCAAAGTTTAATCCTTTGCTTCCACCTGGGTTCGTCCAACTATTGTGTGATCTGTGACACAGTGATAAAGAACAGTAAGTAGATAACACTATCTATCTCATCTCCACATTTGCTGTATTTTTGTGCCCGCTAACTGTAAAAGGAAACTAATAATACAATGATCCACTGTTTGACTGACAGGGGCAATTGGACCATGCAGTCAGGCCCGGCTCCTGGTTCTACTCCAGATCTGacagatgaagaaaaagaaattatAAATGGTGTGATTGCACGAGCTGAGAAAATGGAGGCCATGGAGCAAGAGAGGATTGGGTGAGACACTGAAATTGGCCACTGCATGGAAATCTGTTCAATCCACAGTGATCATTTAACTTGAAGTCATTTTAAGCGACATGTCAGTTACTTTAAGTCAGGTATGCTTCTGCAGGCGCTTAATAAACCGCCTGGATGACATGAAGAAGACTGTGTGTGGGGATGGACTGTCTCGCTGTGTGCTGTGTGGGGAGCAGCTGGGTACACCCGGGGTCAGCTCGGTGGTGTGTGAGGACTGCAAAAAGGTAATAACTGCAAATTAGAAACTGATGTGATGTGAATGCTGACAGAAACTCTACAGTATTACTCAACATCACCATAGCATCAAGAAATCCCCACATGCTGTACGATGTGCCCTCTTGGAACGAGAGTTGCACCAGAGCGACCTCGTTGGTCGTTCACTAAAGTCAGTTCCACACAAATGTGAATTTGTGACTCCAAACCTTTGGAACAAAAACTTCATACCGCTCTATTTGATTTAAGACAACACTTCACCATCATATAATCTTCTCTGTGATGCTATAAATGCCAAGTAGTTGGTTATTTCTGTTTTCCCGTTACATAGAACATGTGTACTAAGTGCGGTACCCAGTGCGGCAGCAGGCCCCGTGCTGTGTGGCTGTGCAAAATCTGCAGAGAACAGCGAGAAGTGAGTGCTCCGTGCTAGGAAATGAAGAACTTCTCATTAGAGAAGCcataacatattttttttctcaggtgTGGAAACGGTCTGGTGCCTGGTTCTTTAAAGGATTCCCCAAACAATTCCTTCCTTCACCCATGCCATTATCTAAACCGAAAGAGCAGCCTGCCCAGGAAGTAGACTCCAAACCCAGAGAGGAGGCAACTCAGCATCAACAACCTGGTGCGTACAGCAGCCTGTTGCTTTGAGTTCTGGTCTTAATCATCTTTCAGCGTCGAGTGacttgtaaatcctgcaacacATATTTTTATTTGCACATTATTTTCACTCTCAGGTGAGAGTCGGAGTTTCGGCAACTTATTGTACACTGATTGTGTgcctacatttttatttttgttgtaccAACATGTTAAATACTGAAGTGGGACTGACTACATTTTATGATTATATTTTCAAATGATTACTTTTACTACTTGGTACTTTGTTTACACATTGTGCCAAAAAACCTCAACCTTCCTCTTTACCAGGTTCCCAACCTATACTCCGGATCACGTTTTTGTCATTGCATGAGTACCCCTTTACTCAGATGTGATTATTATCCAAGAGTAAAATGTAACAGCTgattattaaattaaaattgttttatttaattcatACTTTTAAGGAATTGATGCTCAGTCATTGTCTTTTTTAAAACTCAAATTGAACATAAAATATCGCATGAATTCAAGGCCTGAGACTCACAAAAGcataaaaagtaaataaaatgtgTCGCGTTTCTTGCCAAATGGATTTGTCCTTTTTATTTATGAGCAATTCATATGAGGCAGCTTAAATTTTGTTAGGCCCGAATGCTGACCCTATAATCCAATTGTCTTAGTTGCATTTGCAGAAATCGTTCAGCCAGCCAATGTTGGACCATTTTTCTGTTATCCAATTTTGATGAATATGTTCAAACTGTAGCCTCTGTA
This portion of the Syngnathus scovelli strain Florida chromosome 3, RoL_Ssco_1.2, whole genome shotgun sequence genome encodes:
- the vps33a gene encoding vacuolar protein sorting-associated protein 33A; its protein translation is MAAHLSYGRVNLNILREAARKELREFLDKCAGSKAIVWDEYLTGPFGLIAQYSLLKEHEVEKMFTLKSGRLPSADVKNIIFFVRPRLELMDIIAENVFSEDKLHSTRDFHILFVPRRSMLCEQRLKEQGVLGSFINIDEYILDLIPYDGDLLSMEYESAFRECYLENDQTSLYHTAKGLMTLQALYGTIPQIYGKGECARHVANMMLRMKREFAGIQNQILPVFDTLLLLDRNVDLLTPLATQLTYEGLIDEIYGINNGNVKLPPEKFAQKKQGEASKDLPTEPKKLQLNSAEELYAEIRDKNFNAVGAALSKKAKIISAAFEERHNAKTVGEIKQFVSQLPHMQAARSSLANHTSIAELIKDITTSEAFFDNLTVEQEFMTGVDTDKVNTYIEDRIAQKDPLIKILRLVCMQSVCNNGLKQKVLDYYKREILQTYGYEHILTLNNLEKGGLLKPQTSSRNNYPTIRKTLKLWMEDANEQNPNDISYVYSGYAPLSIRLTQVLARPGWRSIEEVLKMLPGPHFEERQQLPPGLHKKRQQGENRTTLVFFLGGVTYAEIAALRFLSQMEDSGMEYVIATTKLLNGASWIKSLMDRPEAQMH